A section of the Telopea speciosissima isolate NSW1024214 ecotype Mountain lineage chromosome 3, Tspe_v1, whole genome shotgun sequence genome encodes:
- the LOC122654577 gene encoding B-box zinc finger protein 24-like, which yields MKIQCDVCEKAPATLICCADEAALCAKCDIEVHEANKLASKHQRLLLQCLSNKLPKCDICQEKAAFIFCVEDRALFCRDCDEPIHSANSLSGNHQRLLATGIQVALSTSCAKVTEKSCLEPSNQNSRSLSVKMPTPPTTTYASPSWAAVDDILQFSDFESSDKKGSVEFGELEWFTDIGPFGEKVSDEALAAAEVPQLSIPQPSNATLYRPTKSNQPHKKPRIEISDEEEYFTVPDLG from the exons atgaaaatccaatGTGATGTGTGTGAGAAGGCACCGGCAACTTTGATATGTTGTGCTGATGAGGCAGCTCTGTGTGCGAAGTGCGACATTGAAGTTCATGAAGCAAACAAGCTTGCAAGCAAACATCAGAGGCTTCTTCTTCAGTGCCTCTCCAACAAGCTCCCTAAATGTGATATCTGCCAA GAGAAGGCAGCCTTCATCTTCTGTGTCGAAGATAGAGCCCTGTTTTGTCGGGACTGTGATGAGCCTATCCACTCAGCTAATAGTCTTTCCGGTAACCACCAGCGATTATTGGCCACTGGCATACAAGTGGCTTTGAGCACTAGTTGTGCCAAAGTAACTGAGAAGAGCTGTTTAGAGCCATCCAACCAGAACTCAAGGTCACTGTCTGTGAAAATGCCGACACCGCCAACCACAACTTATGCTTCTCCATCATGGGCTGCTGTTGATGACATATTACAGTTTTCGGATTTTGAGTCCAGTGACAag AAAGGATCTGTTGAGTTTGGAGAGCTTGAATGGTTTACAGACATTGGTCCCTTTGGTGAGAAAGTATCTGATGAGGCCTTAGCAGCTGCTGAAGTTCCTCAACTTTCCATTCCACAACCAAGCAATGCCACCTTATACAGACCCACCAAATCCAACCAGCCCCACAAGAAGCCTAGGATTGAGATATCAGATGAAGAAGAGTACTTCACAGTTCCTGATCTTGGCTGA